Proteins from one Deinococcus actinosclerus genomic window:
- a CDS encoding enoyl-ACP reductase FabI produces MTVQIDLSDKTALVMGVANARSLGWAIAEQLLAAGCRVGFSYQGERLKSELDKLLTGKEGVWAQQADATSEADLSALFARVKEEFGHLDYLIHSIAFAPRTAMDGRFLDTTEADWNTALNVSAYTLVSTARHAEPLLRPGASIVSLTYHASQKVVPKYNVMGVAKAALEATTRYLASEMGAAGVRVNTISAGPMRTIAARSIPGFGSMFEKAAEAAPLGRNATPEEVGKLALFLLSDLGSGVTGQTVYVDAGSSIMAMKIEQPS; encoded by the coding sequence ATGACGGTGCAGATTGACCTGAGTGACAAGACCGCCCTGGTGATGGGCGTCGCGAACGCCCGCAGCCTCGGCTGGGCCATCGCCGAGCAGCTCCTCGCGGCCGGGTGCCGCGTGGGCTTCTCCTACCAGGGCGAGCGCCTGAAGAGCGAACTCGACAAGCTCCTGACCGGCAAAGAGGGCGTGTGGGCCCAGCAGGCCGACGCGACCAGCGAAGCAGACCTGAGCGCCCTGTTCGCCCGCGTCAAGGAAGAGTTCGGGCACCTGGACTACCTGATCCACTCCATCGCGTTCGCGCCGCGCACCGCCATGGACGGCCGCTTCCTGGACACCACCGAGGCCGACTGGAACACCGCCCTGAACGTCAGCGCGTACACGCTGGTGTCCACCGCCCGCCACGCCGAGCCCCTGCTGCGTCCCGGCGCGAGCATCGTGAGCCTCACGTACCACGCCTCGCAGAAGGTCGTGCCCAAGTACAACGTCATGGGCGTCGCCAAGGCCGCGCTGGAGGCCACCACCCGCTACCTCGCTAGCGAGATGGGCGCCGCCGGCGTGCGCGTGAACACCATCAGCGCCGGCCCCATGCGCACCATCGCCGCGCGCAGCATCCCCGGCTTCGGCAGCATGTTCGAGAAGGCCGCCGAGGCCGCCCCGCTGGGCCGCAACGCCACCCCCGAGGAAGTCGGCAAGCTGGCCCTGTTCCTCCTCAGCGACCTGGGCAGCGGCGTGACCGGACAGACCGTGTACGTGGACGCCGGGTCCAGCATCATGGCCATGAAGATCGAACAGCCGAGCTGA
- a CDS encoding winged helix-turn-helix transcriptional regulator, which produces MTAPAPHPSPTEAPPTCAVTTTVSVIGGKWKAVAVYHLLGGPRRFSDLQRRMPGVTQRMLTLQLRELEADGLVHREVYPQVPPKVEYSLTPLGQTLEPIVRAMLAWGETYRQRDQGA; this is translated from the coding sequence ATGACCGCGCCCGCGCCACACCCCTCCCCCACCGAGGCGCCCCCCACCTGCGCGGTCACCACCACCGTGTCCGTGATCGGTGGGAAGTGGAAGGCCGTGGCGGTGTACCACCTGCTCGGCGGGCCGCGCCGCTTCTCGGACCTCCAGCGGCGCATGCCGGGCGTCACGCAGCGCATGCTGACCCTGCAACTGCGCGAACTCGAAGCCGACGGCCTCGTGCACCGCGAGGTCTACCCGCAGGTCCCGCCGAAAGTGGAGTACTCGCTGACCCCGCTGGGTCAGACGCTGGAACCCATCGTGCGCGCCATGCTCGCCTGGGGCGAAACGTACCGCCAGCGGGACCAGGGCGCCTGA
- a CDS encoding NADP-dependent oxidoreductase: MSLTEPLSLPGTMTVIELAQPGGPEVLRPATRPVPTPGLGEVLVRVRAVSINPVDTKVRRNGPLPTLPAVLGWDVSGEVVAVGPFVNEFAVGDEVFGMLAFPEQPGAYAEYVLARAGDITIKPAELSHTDAAAMTLAALTAEQALEKMNLRAGQRILIHAGAGGVGHYAVQLARARGAHVIATASAHNMDFVRSLGADEVIDYRARPFEEQVQGLDAVLDTVGGDTATRSLEVLRPGGWLVCIAAQPDAARAQALGVHAARILVYPSRAGLNTLVKLVEAGRLRSHVSRTFPLAQVADAHRAQETGRTVGKLVLTVP; this comes from the coding sequence ATGTCCCTGACCGAACCCCTGTCCCTTCCCGGGACCATGACCGTGATCGAACTCGCGCAGCCCGGCGGGCCCGAGGTGCTGCGCCCCGCGACCCGCCCCGTCCCCACGCCCGGCCTGGGCGAGGTGCTCGTGCGCGTGCGGGCCGTGAGCATCAACCCGGTGGACACCAAGGTGCGCCGGAACGGCCCGCTGCCCACGCTGCCGGCCGTGCTGGGCTGGGACGTGTCCGGCGAGGTGGTGGCTGTGGGGCCCTTCGTGAACGAGTTTGCCGTGGGCGACGAGGTGTTCGGCATGCTGGCCTTCCCCGAGCAGCCCGGCGCGTACGCCGAGTACGTCCTGGCCCGCGCCGGGGACATCACCATCAAGCCCGCCGAGCTGAGCCACACGGACGCCGCCGCCATGACCCTGGCCGCCCTGACCGCCGAGCAGGCGCTGGAGAAGATGAACCTGCGGGCCGGGCAGCGGATCCTGATTCACGCCGGGGCCGGGGGGGTCGGGCACTACGCGGTGCAGCTGGCCCGCGCGCGCGGCGCGCACGTGATCGCCACCGCGTCCGCCCACAACATGGACTTCGTGCGGTCCCTGGGCGCCGACGAGGTCATCGACTACCGCGCCCGGCCCTTCGAGGAGCAGGTGCAGGGCCTGGACGCCGTGCTGGACACCGTGGGCGGCGACACCGCCACGCGCTCGCTGGAGGTGCTGCGGCCCGGCGGGTGGCTGGTGTGCATCGCCGCGCAGCCCGACGCCGCGCGGGCGCAGGCGCTGGGCGTGCACGCGGCGCGCATTCTCGTGTACCCGTCGCGCGCGGGGCTGAACACCCTGGTGAAACTGGTGGAGGCCGGACGGTTGCGCTCGCACGTGAGCCGCACCTTCCCGCTGGCGCAGGTCGCGGACGCCCACCGCGCGCAGGAAACCGGACGCACGGTCGGCAAGCTGGTCCTGACCGTCCCCTGA
- a CDS encoding isochorismatase family protein — protein sequence MTLSAHALLLLNAQRHDLDDRPDERSVARDWAHHVAEARAQGWVVAFVQWDAPHGAGWDTFSKDWTLHPDFRAEQGDVLVRAELPDAFAGSELAAQLHARAVQSLHLLALSGTPALDATLASAEAQGFRIESLEVPA from the coding sequence ATGACCCTTTCCGCGCACGCCCTGCTGCTCCTGAACGCGCAGCGTCACGATCTGGACGACCGGCCCGACGAGCGGTCGGTGGCGCGCGACTGGGCGCACCACGTCGCGGAGGCCCGCGCGCAGGGCTGGGTGGTGGCGTTCGTGCAGTGGGACGCCCCGCACGGCGCCGGGTGGGACACCTTCTCGAAGGACTGGACGCTGCACCCGGACTTCCGCGCCGAGCAGGGCGACGTGCTCGTGCGCGCCGAGCTGCCCGACGCGTTCGCGGGCAGTGAGCTGGCCGCGCAGCTGCACGCCCGCGCCGTGCAGAGCCTGCACCTGCTGGCCCTGAGCGGCACGCCCGCGCTGGACGCCACGCTGGCCTCCGCCGAGGCGCAGGGCTTCCGGATCGAGTCGCTGGAGGTGCCCGCGTGA
- a CDS encoding M42 family metallopeptidase yields MDATLDVLVRLLATPSPTGFTEAAVALLEQELQALGVASQRTRKGALTWEVAGTGAGHVTFSGHVDTLGAMVKTIKHSGRLQLWPLGGYDWATVEGEDVLVHTQAGRTLTGTVVNVRQSTHVHGVALRELKREAAVMEVRLDETVFSAGDVRALGVQEGDFVSFDARPRVTASGYVKARHLDNKAAVAVFLAVTRELLAAPAPVTASFHVTTYEEVGHGAATGIPAHTDALIAVDMAAVGDGQTSSEHCVSLCVADGGGPYDHALGNRLRAAARTAGLDLRVDIYPYYASDGTAAWRAGGDYPVALIGPGVDASHAYERTHTDALRATGELMLAYLRQ; encoded by the coding sequence CTGGACGCCACGCTGGACGTCCTCGTGCGCCTGCTCGCCACGCCCAGTCCCACCGGCTTCACCGAGGCGGCGGTGGCGCTGCTGGAGCAGGAGCTGCAGGCGCTGGGCGTGGCGTCGCAGCGGACCCGCAAGGGCGCCCTGACCTGGGAGGTCGCGGGCACCGGCGCGGGGCACGTGACGTTCAGCGGGCACGTGGACACCCTGGGCGCGATGGTCAAGACCATCAAGCACAGCGGGCGGCTGCAACTGTGGCCGCTGGGCGGCTACGACTGGGCGACCGTGGAGGGCGAGGACGTCCTCGTGCACACCCAGGCGGGGCGCACCCTGACCGGCACGGTCGTGAACGTCCGCCAGAGCACCCACGTGCACGGCGTGGCCCTGCGGGAACTGAAGCGCGAGGCGGCCGTCATGGAGGTCCGCCTGGACGAGACGGTCTTCAGCGCCGGGGACGTCCGCGCGCTCGGCGTGCAGGAGGGGGACTTCGTGAGTTTCGACGCGCGCCCCCGCGTGACCGCGAGCGGGTACGTGAAGGCCCGCCACCTCGACAACAAGGCGGCGGTCGCGGTGTTCCTGGCCGTCACGCGTGAACTGCTCGCGGCCCCCGCGCCGGTCACCGCGTCCTTCCACGTGACCACCTACGAGGAGGTCGGGCACGGCGCCGCCACCGGCATCCCCGCCCACACCGACGCGCTGATCGCGGTGGACATGGCGGCGGTGGGGGACGGGCAGACGAGCAGCGAACACTGCGTCTCGCTGTGCGTCGCGGACGGCGGCGGGCCGTACGACCACGCGCTGGGCAACCGCCTGCGCGCCGCCGCCCGCACGGCGGGCCTGGACCTGCGGGTGGACATCTACCCCTACTACGCCTCGGACGGTACGGCCGCGTGGCGCGCGGGCGGGGACTACCCGGTCGCGCTGATCGGGCCGGGCGTGGACGCCAGCCACGCCTACGAGCGCACGCACACCGACGCGCTGCGCGCCACGGGCGAACTGATGCTGGCCTACCTGCGGCAGTAG
- a CDS encoding c-type cytochrome, which yields MRRAPALLLLPLLASLSAVAAGTPSPTTPPAAPTPAQAGQLQRGETTYFLACAICHGDRLEGVSAPELGGGDFRALYRALPPRALHDLIRDTMPYDRRGTLSPQEVLDVTAYLLRENDLPLPEGALSADTLDHVTPTP from the coding sequence GTGCGCCGCGCCCCTGCCCTGCTCCTGCTGCCCCTCCTGGCCTCCCTGAGTGCGGTGGCCGCCGGGACCCCCTCCCCCACCACGCCGCCTGCCGCCCCCACGCCCGCGCAGGCCGGGCAGCTTCAGCGCGGCGAGACCACCTACTTCCTGGCCTGCGCGATCTGCCACGGCGACCGCCTGGAGGGCGTCAGCGCCCCCGAACTGGGCGGCGGGGACTTCCGCGCGCTGTACCGCGCCCTGCCGCCCCGCGCGCTGCACGACCTGATCCGCGACACCATGCCGTACGACCGCCGGGGCACCCTCAGCCCGCAGGAGGTGCTGGACGTCACCGCTTACCTGCTACGTGAAAACGACCTGCCGCTGCCCGAGGGGGCACTGAGCGCCGACACGCTCGACCACGTCACGCCGACGCCCTGA
- a CDS encoding IclR family transcriptional regulator, translating to MLSLQKAANILGAFSAEQPEWGVRALAAHLGVPRATAHAYLAGLTEAGFLRRTPAGKYRLSWHIAEMGAQLTSSLPWFQEARALITRLALDVRAVAFLCILEGDEVVAAIRERHPDADIDLPLDIYLPATATASGKILYAHADMTPRTFAACTPSSITSLDEWRTEVAKVKRLGYAYSIEEWVPGQCTLGVPYHALHTAHGDTDTVVAAIGVQMSAQRYLREERHIRERVVQIVREAEALP from the coding sequence GTGCTCTCTCTTCAGAAGGCGGCCAACATCCTGGGCGCATTCAGCGCCGAACAGCCCGAATGGGGCGTCCGTGCGCTCGCCGCGCACCTGGGTGTGCCGCGTGCCACCGCCCACGCCTACCTCGCCGGGCTGACCGAGGCCGGATTCCTGCGCCGCACCCCCGCCGGCAAGTACCGCCTGTCCTGGCACATCGCCGAGATGGGCGCCCAGCTCACCTCCTCGCTGCCGTGGTTCCAGGAGGCCCGCGCCCTGATCACCCGCCTCGCGCTGGACGTCCGCGCCGTGGCCTTCCTGTGCATCCTCGAAGGCGACGAGGTCGTCGCCGCCATCCGCGAACGCCACCCCGACGCCGACATCGACCTGCCGCTGGACATCTACCTGCCCGCCACCGCCACCGCCAGCGGCAAGATCCTCTACGCCCACGCCGACATGACCCCCCGCACCTTCGCCGCCTGCACGCCCAGCTCCATCACCAGCCTGGACGAGTGGCGCACCGAGGTCGCCAAGGTCAAACGCCTCGGGTACGCGTACTCCATCGAGGAATGGGTGCCCGGCCAGTGCACCCTGGGCGTGCCCTACCACGCGCTGCACACCGCGCACGGCGACACTGACACCGTCGTGGCCGCCATCGGCGTGCAGATGAGCGCCCAGCGCTACCTGCGCGAGGAACGTCACATCCGCGAGCGCGTCGTGCAGATCGTCCGCGAGGCCGAAGCCCTCCCGTAA